A single genomic interval of Euzebyales bacterium harbors:
- a CDS encoding adenylate/guanylate cyclase domain-containing protein, protein MAPSPDYVYSAEWSRILEHGDHFLPYRRVLRRLPADPRCELCRAPFAGVGGAFVRAVKGIRPSTLNPRFCNDCELLGDQYPGGAEADVAMLFVDIRGSTTLAEGLTPWDFSTVIDRFYRAATDVLVDAGALIEKLIGDEVTAIFAPGFAGRHYVRRAIEAGARLLEFGDTADDDHLGVPLGVGVHAGRAFVGAVGSSGRMTTISALGDMVNVAARLVSLAGPGEMLVSDGAYAAAGLDDHRHPARRLELKGRTTPVGVRVLTVATSG, encoded by the coding sequence ATGGCGCCGTCACCCGACTACGTGTACTCCGCCGAATGGAGTCGGATCCTCGAGCACGGGGATCACTTCCTGCCGTACCGCCGGGTGCTGCGCCGGTTGCCGGCGGATCCCCGGTGCGAGTTGTGCCGCGCGCCATTCGCGGGCGTCGGCGGGGCGTTCGTTCGCGCGGTGAAGGGCATCAGGCCCTCGACGCTCAACCCCCGGTTCTGCAACGATTGCGAACTGCTCGGTGACCAGTATCCGGGTGGCGCCGAGGCGGACGTGGCGATGCTGTTCGTCGACATCCGCGGCTCGACGACGCTCGCCGAGGGCTTGACGCCATGGGACTTCTCGACCGTGATCGATCGCTTCTACCGCGCCGCGACGGATGTGCTGGTCGACGCCGGCGCGCTGATCGAGAAGCTGATCGGCGACGAGGTCACGGCGATCTTCGCGCCGGGCTTCGCCGGCAGGCATTACGTCCGCAGGGCGATCGAGGCGGGGGCACGCCTCCTGGAGTTCGGCGACACGGCCGACGACGACCACCTTGGCGTGCCGCTCGGTGTGGGCGTTCATGCAGGCCGCGCGTTCGTCGGTGCCGTCGGATCATCCGGGCGGATGACGACGATCTCGGCGCTCGGCGACATGGTCAACGTGGCCGCGCGCCTGGTCTCGCTGGCGGGGCCGGGCGAGATGCTCGTCAGCGACGGCGCGTACGCTGCGGCGGGCCTCGACGATCACCGCCATCCCGCACGCCGTCTGGAGCTGAAGGGCCGCACGACACCCGTCGGTGTGCGGGTGCTGACGGTCGCGACCTCCGGCTGA
- a CDS encoding cyclic nucleotide-binding domain-containing protein, giving the protein MNRIAKALGVRPGDVGVLTWLVALFAATQAGHGLGSNTGDALLFVRFGVDALPPMIALSGVTIMLATVGYAAAMSRVGLARLLPPVAWALAVVLLIERAAVTTGRPMIYAVIWLTEQVVVLVTFTMMWSAAGDACDTRQAKRLFPLLASAGITGGFVGNMLTGPLASTIGTANLLVVHAVLLVGVGFLVREVAARFFTGRTTAKTGALDELRAGLRATHGSPLFRLTAVAGFSSSLLFFLVVVPFAEVVTASFEGDAAVAAFLGYFSAASTAASLLVSLFVTNRLLRGLGVVGAVMIVPVVYGLGFALWTVSFTLTTAVLVRGAQWIAVNAIGGTAWQALFNVVRPPVRGQVMAFITAVPTQLGVVAAGVALTLGIADLPIRWLSLLGAAAAVATTLVVRRMRPAYVGDLLVVLRSGLGDVFSVASRSPRHVVAGRDALRALHAAITDAQPARRRMAVQLLRLVDVPPPDLLLQAATDDDPDVRALAIDQLAELDDPRAGAAVTAALDDADGRVRRAALRAVGRSRRDDVAATTALHDPDPLVRATAATVVRGDDGRRVLVDLLGSSVQRDMLAALDAATEWSEAPVRSILEQLTADQRSDVRLRAATALAARADVPVAVLPLLDDPRQKVRDGVADLLRGRTECIEALTAVLREGSERAQVAAVRALRDQQAADDAVIAWAIERARRAETVRRYRAELPSVITVPTPSRTYLDRVLVQREWQALHGVLAAVEGLTGGEAAQLLTRGVRTGDPHLRAQAVEAIDSLAGRPLTQRVLPLLEDEPVAGSPTGDITVWRVLDDPDEWLRALAVRAAVDQMSALRSLVSEHARRDRSPLVAGALGAVEEATVAPSGRSGDLIDTILALQQVPMFSDLPPEDLHHVAEHCVERAYALDEVIYRQGDLGDEMLIVTRGRVRISRTVDGTTEVLRRYGPGDHVGELSLLRGRPRVADVIADAGGTEGLSLDATAFRAIIDDRPEVAMAMLATLAERLGTS; this is encoded by the coding sequence GTGAACCGCATCGCCAAGGCGCTCGGCGTCCGTCCTGGCGACGTGGGGGTGCTGACCTGGCTGGTCGCGCTCTTCGCCGCCACGCAGGCCGGCCACGGCCTCGGCTCGAACACCGGTGACGCGCTGCTGTTCGTTCGGTTCGGCGTCGACGCGCTGCCGCCGATGATCGCCCTGTCGGGCGTCACGATCATGCTCGCAACCGTCGGCTACGCGGCCGCGATGAGCAGAGTGGGACTGGCGCGGCTGCTCCCACCGGTCGCGTGGGCTCTGGCAGTGGTGCTGCTCATCGAGCGGGCCGCCGTCACGACCGGCCGGCCCATGATCTACGCCGTCATCTGGCTGACCGAACAGGTCGTCGTGCTCGTGACGTTCACGATGATGTGGAGTGCGGCCGGCGACGCGTGCGACACGCGGCAGGCCAAGCGCCTGTTCCCGCTGCTGGCCAGCGCGGGTATCACCGGTGGCTTCGTTGGCAACATGCTGACCGGACCGCTGGCCTCGACCATCGGCACGGCCAACCTGCTCGTGGTCCACGCCGTGCTGCTGGTCGGCGTCGGGTTCCTGGTCCGCGAGGTCGCCGCGCGGTTCTTCACGGGCCGGACGACGGCGAAGACCGGCGCGCTCGACGAGCTGCGCGCGGGCCTGCGGGCCACCCATGGGTCTCCGTTGTTCCGCCTGACGGCGGTCGCCGGGTTCAGCTCCTCACTGCTGTTCTTCCTGGTCGTCGTCCCGTTCGCCGAGGTCGTCACGGCCAGCTTCGAAGGCGACGCCGCCGTCGCGGCGTTCCTCGGCTACTTCTCCGCCGCGTCGACCGCGGCCTCCCTCCTCGTGTCGCTCTTCGTGACGAACCGCCTGCTCCGTGGCCTCGGCGTCGTCGGCGCCGTGATGATCGTGCCCGTGGTGTACGGCCTGGGCTTCGCGTTGTGGACCGTGTCGTTCACCCTCACCACGGCAGTGCTGGTGCGCGGGGCGCAGTGGATCGCCGTCAACGCCATCGGCGGCACCGCGTGGCAGGCGTTGTTCAACGTCGTGCGACCACCGGTGCGCGGGCAGGTGATGGCGTTCATCACCGCCGTGCCGACCCAGCTCGGCGTCGTCGCCGCCGGCGTGGCACTGACGCTGGGCATCGCCGATCTGCCGATCCGGTGGTTGTCGCTGCTCGGCGCCGCTGCTGCAGTGGCGACGACCCTGGTCGTGCGCCGGATGCGTCCGGCCTACGTCGGCGATCTGCTCGTCGTGCTGCGCTCCGGCCTGGGTGACGTGTTCAGCGTTGCCTCACGCAGCCCGCGCCACGTCGTCGCCGGACGCGACGCGCTGCGTGCGCTGCACGCGGCGATCACCGACGCGCAGCCCGCACGGCGCCGGATGGCCGTGCAGCTGCTGCGCCTCGTCGACGTGCCACCGCCCGACCTGCTGCTGCAGGCGGCCACCGATGACGATCCTGACGTCCGGGCGCTGGCGATCGACCAGCTGGCGGAGCTCGATGACCCGCGCGCCGGGGCGGCAGTGACGGCGGCCCTTGATGACGCGGACGGGCGGGTGCGGCGTGCCGCCCTGCGGGCCGTCGGCCGATCCAGGCGCGACGACGTCGCAGCGACAACTGCGCTGCACGACCCGGATCCGCTCGTGCGGGCCACGGCCGCGACCGTGGTCCGTGGCGACGACGGTCGGCGGGTCCTGGTCGATCTGCTCGGATCATCGGTGCAGCGCGACATGCTCGCCGCACTCGACGCCGCGACCGAGTGGTCCGAGGCCCCGGTGCGGTCGATCCTCGAGCAGCTGACCGCCGACCAGCGATCGGACGTCCGGCTCCGGGCGGCGACGGCGCTGGCCGCCCGCGCGGACGTCCCAGTGGCGGTGCTGCCACTGCTCGACGATCCGCGGCAGAAGGTGCGCGACGGTGTCGCCGATCTGCTCCGCGGCCGCACCGAGTGCATCGAGGCGCTCACGGCGGTGCTGCGGGAGGGGTCGGAGCGCGCCCAGGTCGCCGCGGTGCGCGCGTTGCGCGACCAGCAGGCCGCCGACGACGCCGTCATCGCCTGGGCAATCGAACGGGCCCGCCGTGCCGAGACCGTGCGCCGCTACCGTGCGGAGCTGCCGTCGGTCATCACCGTGCCGACGCCGAGCCGGACGTACCTCGACCGTGTGCTCGTCCAGCGCGAGTGGCAGGCGTTGCACGGCGTGCTCGCCGCCGTCGAGGGTCTCACCGGCGGCGAGGCGGCGCAGCTGCTGACACGAGGTGTCCGCACCGGTGACCCCCATTTGCGCGCCCAGGCCGTCGAGGCCATCGACAGCCTCGCCGGCCGGCCGCTGACGCAGCGGGTTCTCCCACTGCTCGAGGACGAGCCGGTGGCCGGATCGCCGACCGGCGACATCACGGTGTGGCGCGTGCTCGACGATCCCGACGAGTGGCTGCGCGCCCTGGCCGTACGTGCCGCGGTCGACCAGATGAGCGCGCTACGGTCCCTGGTGTCCGAGCACGCGCGTCGTGACCGCTCGCCACTGGTCGCCGGCGCCCTGGGCGCCGTCGAGGAGGCAACCGTGGCACCGTCCGGTCGGTCCGGCGACCTCATCGACACGATCCTGGCGCTGCAGCAGGTCCCGATGTTCTCAGACCTGCCGCCCGAGGACCTGCACCACGTCGCGGAGCACTGCGTCGAGCGCGCGTACGCGCTGGACGAGGTGATCTACCGCCAGGGTGACCTCGGCGACGAGATGCTCATCGTGACCCGCGGCCGGGTGCGCATCAGCCGCACGGTCGACGGGACGACCGAGGTCCTGCGCCGGTACGGGCCGGGCGACCACGTCGGCGAGCTGTCCCTGTTGCGCGGTCGCCCACGCGTCGCCGACGTGATCGCCGACGCCGGTGGCACGGAGGGCCTGTCGCTGGATGCCACGGCGTTCCGGGCGATCATCGACGACAGGCCCGAGGTCGCGATGGCGATGCTGGCGACCCTCGCCGAGCGCCTCGGTACGAGCTGA
- a CDS encoding cupin domain-containing protein translates to MSGDVGETSSGHEEPNGAVNLQRAAAELLQTAQASSARRAGRTLIPGAGTPLKQSLLALLAGQSLSDHESPGAATLQVVSGVVRLTAGGRDAIELGPGDLVAIPAARHGLDAVEDAVVLLSVGAASAARSPARPRPGARP, encoded by the coding sequence ATGTCGGGAGATGTCGGCGAGACGTCGAGCGGGCACGAAGAGCCGAACGGGGCGGTCAACCTGCAGCGTGCGGCAGCCGAGCTGCTGCAGACCGCGCAGGCCTCATCGGCCCGAAGAGCAGGGCGGACGCTGATCCCGGGCGCGGGCACACCACTGAAGCAGTCGCTGCTCGCGCTTCTCGCCGGCCAGTCCCTCTCCGATCACGAGAGCCCCGGTGCCGCGACGCTGCAAGTGGTCAGCGGTGTCGTGCGGTTGACGGCCGGTGGGCGGGACGCCATCGAACTGGGCCCCGGCGACCTCGTGGCCATCCCCGCGGCGCGGCACGGGCTCGACGCCGTCGAGGACGCCGTGGTCCTGCTCAGCGTCGGCGCCGCGTCAGCAGCGCGGTCGCCAGCACGCCCGCGACCCGGAGCACGTCCGTGA